The Pseudosulfitobacter pseudonitzschiae genome includes a region encoding these proteins:
- the mtgA gene encoding monofunctional biosynthetic peptidoglycan transglycosylase: MARKKTRKSTKTKTAARPRWTRLLFRWWLRTVSVVFLLMVTLVLLFSVVNPPTTIYMMQESRRLGALDQQWVPLKNVAPAMARAVVAAEDANFCNHWGFDLIAIRTAIAEGSGRGASTISQQVVKNVYLWHGRNWSRKVLEALMTPLVEALWSKRRIIEVYLNVVEFDEGVFGVKAAARHYFGVGPEALSDVQAARLAAILPLPKERSASNPSNSVRRRAAAVLDGAATIDVDGRATCFQS; this comes from the coding sequence ATGGCCCGAAAAAAGACCCGTAAAAGCACCAAGACCAAAACGGCAGCGCGCCCCCGATGGACGCGGCTGCTGTTTCGCTGGTGGCTGCGGACTGTCAGTGTTGTCTTTCTTCTGATGGTGACTTTGGTGTTGCTGTTTTCGGTCGTGAACCCGCCCACTACCATTTACATGATGCAGGAATCGCGCCGTCTTGGCGCGCTTGATCAGCAATGGGTGCCGTTGAAGAACGTGGCCCCTGCAATGGCTCGTGCCGTCGTTGCTGCTGAAGATGCGAATTTTTGCAATCACTGGGGTTTTGATCTGATCGCAATTCGTACCGCCATCGCAGAGGGGTCTGGCCGTGGCGCGTCGACGATCAGCCAGCAGGTCGTCAAGAACGTCTATCTCTGGCATGGGCGCAACTGGTCGCGTAAGGTACTTGAGGCGCTGATGACACCATTGGTCGAGGCACTGTGGTCCAAACGCCGGATCATCGAGGTTTATCTGAACGTGGTCGAATTCGACGAGGGTGTGTTTGGCGTCAAAGCGGCTGCCCGTCACTATTTTGGCGTCGGTCCCGAAGCGCTGAGCGATGTGCAGGCTGCGCGTCTGGCGGCCATCTTGCCGCTGCCAAAAGAGCGATCCGCCAGCAACCCCAGCAATTCCGTCCGGCGGCGCGCCGCCGCTGTACTGGATGGGGCGGCA
- the gltB gene encoding glutamate synthase large subunit, translated as MTKYDADWVRAEEAKRKFMAENGLYTEEEEHSSCGVGLVVNIDGSKSRAVVENGIAALKAIWHRGAVDADGKTGDGAGIHVQIPVPFFYDQIERTGHRPRKDQLIAVGQVFLPRTNFAAQETCRTIVESEVLRMGYNIYGWRHVPVNVACLGEKANATRPEIEQILISNSKGVDEETFERELYVIRRRIEKAALAAQAPQLYIASLSCRSIIYKGMMLAEQVADFYPDLMDDRFESAFAIYHQRYSTNTFPQWWLAQPFRMLAHNGEINTLKGNLNWMRSHEIRMASSTFGEMAEDIKPIVASGSSDSAALDAVFEVLVRAGRNAPMAKTMLVPESWSKQAVELPQAWRDMYSYCNSVIEPWDGPAALAMTDGRWVCAGLDRNGLRPMRYVVTNDGMVIAGSEAGMVPLDESRIVRKGALGPGQLLAVDMTEGKLFDDAQIKDQLAASQPFGDWVGKIKELGDSFGAVDEKALFAGGELRRRQIAAGFSVEDLEQVLAPMAEDGKEALASMGDDTPSAVLSKMYRPLSHFFRQNFSQVTNPPIDSLREFRVMSLKTRFGNLKNVLDEDSSQTEILTLDSPFVGNAQWDELTTHFNANLVEIDCTFAPGENTLSANLARIRAEAEDAVRSGAGHIVLTDHHSNAEKVAMPMILATSAVHSHLTRKGLRTFCSLNVRCAECMDAHYFAVLVGCGATIVNAYLAEDSIADRIERGLLDGNLTEAIVRYREAIDQGLLKILAKMGISVVSSYRGGLNFEAVGLSRAMCAEYFPGMTSRISGIGVTGIQSKVEEVHARGWLSDAVLPIGGFYKARTSGETHAWEATSMHMLQMACNRASFELWKQYSAKMRSNPPIHLRDLLDIKPLGKPVPLEEVESITSIRKRFVTPGMSLGALSPEAHKTLNVAMNRIGAKSDSGEGGEDPAHFVPEANGDNPSAKIKQVASGRFGVTAEYLNQCEELEIKVAQGAKPGEGGQLPGMKVTDLIARLRHSTKGVTLISPPPHHDIYSIEDLAQLIYDLKQINPRCKVTVKLVASSGVGTIAAGVAKAKADIILISGHNGGTGASPATSIKYAGLPWEMGLTEAHQVLAMNNLRDRVTLRTDGGLRTGRDIVMAAMMGAEEYGIGTAALIAMGCIMVRQCQSNTCPVGVCTQDEALRDKFTGNADKVVNLITFYAQEVRELLASIGARSLADVIGRADLLAQVSRGSAHLDDLDLNPLLITVDGASEIVYDRDKPRNAVLDTLDAKIVRDAARFLEDGEKMQLSYAVQNTHRTVGTRTSSHIVRKFGMRNSLQPDHLTVKLTGSAGQSLGAFAAPGLKLEVSGDANDYVGKGLSGGTIVVRPPMSSSIIASENTIIGNTVLYGATAGNLFAAGRAGERFAVRNSGASVVIEGCGSNGCEYMTGGVAVILGEIGANFGAGMTGGMAYLYDPEGKSLAMMNMETLVTCPVTVDHWRTQLETLLQRHLEETGSQKAADILQHWDIEQKHFMQVCPKEMLVHLPAPLSIEEKAIPAE; from the coding sequence ATGACCAAATATGATGCAGACTGGGTCCGGGCCGAGGAAGCCAAACGCAAATTCATGGCCGAAAATGGTCTTTATACCGAGGAAGAAGAACATTCTTCCTGCGGCGTTGGTCTTGTGGTCAACATTGATGGCTCGAAAAGCCGCGCGGTTGTTGAAAACGGCATCGCCGCACTGAAAGCGATCTGGCACCGCGGTGCTGTTGATGCTGACGGTAAGACAGGTGATGGCGCGGGCATTCACGTACAAATTCCCGTGCCGTTCTTCTATGACCAGATCGAGCGCACCGGCCACCGTCCGCGCAAAGACCAGTTGATTGCCGTCGGTCAGGTGTTCCTGCCGCGCACCAACTTTGCCGCTCAGGAAACCTGCCGTACGATCGTGGAATCCGAAGTGCTGCGTATGGGCTACAACATCTATGGATGGCGCCACGTTCCGGTGAATGTCGCTTGCCTGGGTGAAAAGGCCAACGCGACCCGCCCCGAGATTGAACAGATCCTGATTTCGAACAGCAAGGGCGTGGATGAAGAGACGTTCGAGCGCGAGCTTTACGTGATCCGTCGTCGCATCGAAAAGGCGGCGCTGGCAGCGCAAGCACCCCAACTTTATATCGCGTCGCTGTCGTGCCGCAGCATCATCTACAAAGGTATGATGCTGGCCGAGCAGGTCGCCGATTTCTATCCCGACCTGATGGACGACCGCTTTGAGAGCGCCTTTGCGATCTATCACCAGCGCTATTCCACCAACACGTTCCCGCAGTGGTGGCTGGCGCAGCCGTTCCGCATGTTGGCCCACAACGGCGAGATCAACACGCTCAAGGGTAACCTGAACTGGATGAGAAGCCACGAGATACGGATGGCTTCCAGCACCTTTGGCGAGATGGCAGAAGACATCAAGCCCATCGTGGCAAGCGGTTCGTCCGACTCAGCCGCGCTGGATGCTGTGTTCGAGGTGTTGGTGCGCGCGGGGCGCAACGCGCCGATGGCGAAAACCATGTTGGTGCCTGAATCATGGTCCAAACAGGCGGTGGAACTGCCGCAGGCATGGCGCGATATGTATTCCTACTGCAACTCGGTGATCGAACCTTGGGACGGCCCCGCCGCTCTGGCGATGACCGATGGTCGCTGGGTCTGTGCCGGTCTGGACCGCAACGGCCTGCGCCCGATGCGCTATGTCGTAACCAACGATGGCATGGTCATTGCAGGCTCAGAAGCGGGCATGGTGCCGCTGGACGAATCCCGCATTGTACGCAAGGGCGCGCTGGGTCCGGGCCAGTTGCTGGCTGTCGACATGACCGAAGGCAAACTGTTCGACGATGCCCAGATCAAGGATCAGTTGGCGGCCTCGCAGCCCTTTGGTGACTGGGTCGGCAAGATCAAGGAACTGGGTGACAGCTTTGGCGCGGTTGATGAAAAGGCGCTGTTTGCCGGGGGTGAATTGCGCCGTCGCCAGATTGCTGCCGGTTTCAGCGTCGAAGATCTGGAGCAGGTTCTGGCCCCGATGGCCGAAGATGGCAAAGAGGCGCTGGCGTCGATGGGCGATGATACGCCGTCTGCTGTACTGTCGAAAATGTACCGCCCGCTCAGCCATTTCTTCCGCCAGAACTTTAGTCAGGTGACAAACCCGCCCATCGACAGCCTGCGCGAATTCCGCGTGATGAGCCTGAAGACGCGGTTCGGCAACCTTAAGAACGTGCTGGATGAAGACAGCAGCCAGACCGAAATCCTGACGCTGGACAGCCCTTTTGTCGGCAACGCGCAATGGGACGAGCTAACGACGCATTTCAACGCCAATCTGGTCGAGATCGACTGTACCTTTGCACCCGGTGAAAACACATTGAGTGCCAATCTGGCCCGCATCCGCGCCGAGGCCGAGGACGCGGTGCGTTCGGGGGCCGGCCACATCGTTCTGACTGATCATCACAGCAATGCTGAAAAAGTGGCGATGCCGATGATTCTGGCGACTTCGGCTGTTCACTCGCACCTGACCCGCAAGGGTTTGCGCACATTCTGTTCGTTGAACGTACGGTGTGCGGAATGTATGGATGCGCATTACTTCGCGGTTCTGGTCGGGTGCGGCGCGACCATCGTCAACGCCTATCTGGCCGAGGATTCCATCGCCGACCGCATTGAGCGTGGCCTGCTGGACGGCAATCTGACGGAGGCCATCGTGCGCTACCGCGAGGCGATCGACCAAGGGTTGCTGAAAATTCTGGCCAAAATGGGCATTAGTGTTGTGTCGTCCTATCGCGGGGGCCTGAATTTCGAGGCCGTCGGGCTGAGCCGCGCGATGTGCGCCGAATATTTCCCCGGAATGACCAGCCGGATCAGCGGCATTGGTGTTACCGGTATCCAGTCCAAGGTTGAAGAAGTTCACGCACGAGGCTGGCTGAGCGATGCAGTTCTGCCCATCGGTGGCTTTTATAAAGCCCGCACATCCGGTGAGACCCACGCATGGGAAGCCACGTCGATGCACATGCTTCAAATGGCGTGTAACCGCGCGTCGTTCGAATTGTGGAAGCAATACAGCGCCAAGATGCGAAGCAACCCGCCGATTCATCTGCGCGACCTGCTGGACATCAAACCACTGGGCAAACCGGTTCCGTTGGAAGAGGTCGAAAGCATCACCTCGATCCGCAAACGGTTTGTGACGCCTGGCATGTCGCTAGGCGCCCTGTCACCCGAGGCGCACAAGACCCTGAACGTCGCGATGAACCGCATCGGTGCAAAATCCGACAGTGGTGAAGGTGGCGAAGACCCCGCACATTTTGTGCCCGAGGCGAACGGTGACAACCCGTCTGCCAAGATCAAACAGGTGGCGTCGGGCCGGTTTGGTGTTACAGCCGAATACCTGAACCAGTGCGAAGAGCTAGAAATCAAGGTGGCGCAGGGCGCCAAGCCCGGAGAAGGTGGCCAGTTGCCCGGTATGAAGGTCACAGACCTGATCGCTCGGCTGCGGCATTCGACCAAGGGGGTGACGCTGATCTCGCCTCCGCCGCACCACGACATCTATTCGATCGAGGATCTTGCCCAGCTGATCTACGACCTTAAGCAGATCAACCCACGCTGCAAAGTCACCGTGAAACTGGTTGCCTCTAGCGGTGTTGGCACGATCGCGGCGGGTGTGGCCAAGGCCAAGGCGGACATTATCCTGATCTCGGGGCACAACGGCGGCACCGGCGCATCACCTGCGACGTCGATCAAATATGCGGGTCTGCCGTGGGAAATGGGCCTGACCGAAGCGCATCAGGTTCTGGCGATGAACAACCTGCGCGACCGTGTCACGCTGCGGACCGATGGCGGGCTGCGCACGGGGCGCGACATTGTCATGGCCGCGATGATGGGTGCCGAGGAATACGGTATCGGCACAGCCGCGCTGATCGCGATGGGCTGTATCATGGTGCGTCAGTGCCAGTCGAACACCTGCCCCGTCGGTGTGTGTACCCAAGACGAAGCATTGCGGGACAAGTTCACAGGCAACGCCGACAAAGTGGTCAACCTGATTACCTTCTATGCGCAGGAAGTACGCGAGCTGTTGGCATCAATCGGGGCGCGGTCGCTGGCCGATGTAATCGGGCGCGCTGACCTGCTGGCACAGGTGTCGCGCGGGTCGGCCCATCTGGATGATCTGGACCTGAACCCGCTGCTGATTACCGTCGATGGCGCATCGGAAATCGTCTATGACCGTGACAAGCCGCGCAATGCTGTGCTGGACACTCTGGACGCCAAGATCGTGCGCGATGCAGCACGTTTTCTGGAAGACGGTGAGAAAATGCAGCTGTCCTATGCTGTGCAGAACACGCACCGCACCGTGGGCACTCGCACTTCCAGCCATATTGTCCGCAAATTCGGTATGCGCAACTCACTCCAGCCCGACCACCTGACGGTGAAGCTGACAGGTTCGGCTGGACAATCCTTGGGTGCCTTTGCCGCGCCGGGGCTGAAACTGGAGGTATCGGGCGACGCCAACGACTATGTCGGCAAGGGTCTGTCGGGCGGCACCATCGTGGTACGCCCGCCAATGTCATCGTCCATTATCGCGTCTGAAAACACCATCATCGGCAACACGGTGCTTTATGGTGCGACAGCGGGCAATTTGTTCGCAGCGGGCCGTGCAGGCGAACGCTTTGCCGTGCGCAATTCGGGCGCATCGGTGGTGATCGAAGGCTGCGGAAGCAACGGTTGCGAATATATGACCGGCGGTGTGGCGGTCATTCTGGGAGAGATCGGTGCAAACTTTGGCGCGGGTATGACCGGCGGCATGGCGTATCTGTATGACCCAGAGGGAAAATCCTTGGCGATGATGAATATGGAAACGCTGGTGACCTGCCCCGTGACCGTAGACCACTGGCGCACCCAGTTGGAAACATTGTTGCAGCGGCATCTTGAGGAAACTGGCAGCCAGAAGGCGGCTGATATACTTCAGCACTGGGATATCGAGCAGAAGCATTTCATGCAGGTCTGCCCGAAAGAGATGCTTGTGCATCTGCCAGCGCCGCTGTCCATCGAGGAAAAAGCAATCCCGGCAGAGTAA